From the genome of Solanum dulcamara chromosome 12, daSolDulc1.2, whole genome shotgun sequence:
CTATGGACTATGGTTGAGTAAATATTCATATGATGATACTTATATTAATGTTCAGTGGTTCAGATGGTAGCAATTCTATGCTGTTGACTCTTGTGATTGCTTAGAATTTTGAGCTTCATTCTTCCGATTAACGAAGTTTCATTACTCTGTTTCTGAGTTTTAGGATTTGAGAAAATTGATGCTTATTGTTTATTTTTCTCCAAGTCTATTTTACTTTCTGAATTGGAACGTTTAAAAAGTGAAACATCTTTCTTCGAAAATAGTTATCAGATCTTCGCATTTCAGATTTACATTGGAGATTTTTGCAGGTTGTTAGACAACGACGATCAAAGAGCTTCTTCATTCCCGATTGCCGGCAAATGAGCTCAGGCAAGCCAGCAGCGTCTACCAATTCTCGGACAACGTTTTGCAGGTCCACTATGGTTTCAACTTCAGCTTCATCGTCGTCTTGTGTGTCCACTGACTCTGTCTTCAGCGGCATTTCCAGCGCGCAAAGTCTCGCGGCTGATAGAGTGAGTCGCCGGCAGAGAGACAGTCTGTTGACTAAGGAGTTGAACCCAAATGCACCGCCTTACCTGCGCCGCCGAGCCGAAGCCATCTTGAGGGTGTTGTCCCATGGTTCCATTACTGAAATTAGGATTCGCCAGCTGATTGGCAATAGCCCTGACACCAGCAAAGCCTTAAGAATGTGAGCCCCTCTCTCTCCATCTGTTTCGTGATAGTGTTTGATTGAAtaccaaatttcaaatttcGGCATTCAAACTTCTAAAATTTGATAGTAAATTCAGACATATAAGTTTAggtttttttgaaataaaatttatgtatttgaaaattaaataaaaagtaatataaatcacaataattaacaatttgatatatttaaaaagttCAAAGAAAAATTTGGTTTGACTCTCGAAATTCCAACTGTGCCACATAAAATTGAGACATAGgagtattatatttattattacaaTAGGATTGTATCAAACACTTCTAAGAATGGAGAAATGATGATTATAATCTGCTGTTCATGTTAGAGTTATGAAGGATTCAAAAAATGCAGGATGCTGAAGCAAGGAAAGGTGAAGAGATCAGGAGCAGGGGGTCCCTCAGATCCTTACATTTACGTGGTTAATTTAGCTTTAGCAAGTAAGCATG
Proteins encoded in this window:
- the LOC129877302 gene encoding uncharacterized protein LOC129877302; this translates as MKMIAAFQYQIMKLKVVRQRRSKSFFIPDCRQMSSGKPAASTNSRTTFCRSTMVSTSASSSSCVSTDSVFSGISSAQSLAADRVSRRQRDSLLTKELNPNAPPYLRRRAEAILRVLSHGSITEIRIRQLIGNSPDTSKALRMMLKQGKVKRSGAGGPSDPYIYVVNLALANNTQSALKQV